From the genome of Rhineura floridana isolate rRhiFlo1 chromosome 7, rRhiFlo1.hap2, whole genome shotgun sequence, one region includes:
- the IKZF5 gene encoding zinc finger protein Pegasus, with protein MGEKKPEPLDFVKDFQEYLTQQTHHVNMISGSVSGDKEAETLQAAGTEGDQNGLDHPSVEVSLDENSGVLVDGFERTFDGKLKCRYCNYASKGTARLIEHIRIHTGEKPHRCHLCPFASAYERHLEAHMRSHTGEKPYKCELCSFRCSDRSNLSHHRRRKHKMVPIKGTRPSLSSKKMWGVLQKKTSNLGYSRRALINLSPPSMVVQKPDYLNDFTHEIPNIQTEAYESMTKPTETGGLPREPQDLMVDNPLNQLSTLAGQLSSLPPENQNPPSPDVVPCQDEKPFMMQQPAAPATVPAVSTSIPQSSSPASPDPRPVHSQRNYSPVAGPSSDHSAHASTPSISNSQPSTPAPTLPVQDPQLLHHCQHCDMYFADNILYTIHMGCHGFENPFQCNICGCKCKNKYDFACHFARGQHNQH; from the exons ATGGGTGAAAAGAAACCAGAACCTTTGGATTTTGTAAAAGATTTTCAGGAATATCTGACTCAGCAGACTCACCATGTGAACATGATTTCAGGCTCTGTTAGTGGGGACAAAGAAGCAGAGACTCTTCAGGCAG CAGGCACAGAAGGTGATCAAAATGGACTGGATCATCCTTCAGTTGAAGTCTCACTGGATGAAAACTCAGGAGTATTAGTAGACGGGTTTGAAAGAACTTTTGATGGGAAATTAAAGTGTCGCTATTGTAATTATGCCAGCAAAGGAACAGCACGTCTCATAGAGCATATCAGAATTCACACAG GTGAGAAGCCACACCGGTGCCACTTATGCCCCTTTGCATCAGCATATGAACGTCACTTGGAAGCTCATATGCGATCTCATACTGGtgaaaaaccttataaatgtgaATTGTGTTCGTTTCGCTGTAGTGACAGAAGCAACCTGTCTCACCATCGCAGACGCAAACATAAAATGGTGCCTATAAAGGGTACAAGGCCTTCCCTTAGTAGCAAGAAGATGTGGGGTGTCTTGCAGAAGAAGACCAGTAACTTGGGGTACAGCCGAAGGGCACTAATAAACCTGAGTCCACCTTCCATGGTGGTTCAGAAGCCAGACTACCTTAATGACTTCACTCATGAAATCCCAAACATTCAGACTGAAGCATATGAAAGTATGACAAAGCCAACAGAGACTGGTGGGTTACCAAGAGAACCACAAGACCTTATGGTAGATAACCCTTTAAACCAGCTATCTACTTTAGCAGGACAGTTGTCTAGCTTGCCCCCTGAAAACCAAAACCCACCCTCTCCTGATGTTGTACCATGTCAAGATGAAAAGCCTTTTATGATGCAGCAACCAGCTGCACCAGCAACCGTTCCAGCAGTGTCTACCAGTATTCCTCAGAGCTCATCCCCTGCGAGCCCTGATCCTCGTCCCGTACATTCTCAACGAAACTACAGTCCAGTTGCCGGTCCCAGCAGCGACCACAGTGCTCATGCCAGCACCCCAAGCATAAGTAATAGTCAGCCAAGTACTCCAGCACCAACTCTTCCAGTTCAGGATCCTCAGCTTCTGCATCACTGCCAGCACTGTGATATGTATTTTGCTGACAATATTCTTTATACTATCCACATGGGATGTCATGGATTTGAGAACCCTTTCCAGTGTAACATATGTGGTTGCAAATGTAAAAACAAATATGACTTTGCCTGCCATTTTGCCAGAGGCCAACATAACCAGCATTGA